GACTTAGGGTATATCAGAGCTCTAGGGGACAAAGGCACACAGGAGATCAGGCAGTATGTGTCTGAGGGAGGGGCTTACTTAGGGCTCTGTGCTGGCTCCTACTTTGGATGTGACTACATAGAGTTTGACAAGAAAGGGCCACAGGAAGTTTGTGGAGAAAGGATCCTAAAGTTTTTTCCAGGTAAGAAAATCAGAAAATGTATCttcaaattgaattaaatatcatatatctcAAACCATTAATAGGGATATATCTGAGCTTTACCTTCAACTAAATGTACCGACAACTGTATAATAAGTTGAGTAgggatacatgtatacatagctGTACctatattattgtaaaaaaatccCTTTGGAACAATAATGCAAAGTTATAAAACTATTAAGTTGTAAGGGaacctaaacaatttaattaacacTGAtttgaaacttatttaaaattttactttttgtttgtttcctGTGTAAATCATCAACATATTCATTGAGTGAAGGAAATAATGTCTATTTGCCTATTCACATTCTcttctttcattttcttctggaaaatacCCGATagttgaatagggatatacctgtaccactatcatattgaatagggatatacctgtaccactatcatattgaatagggatatacctggaccactatcatattgaatagggatatacctggaccactatcatattgaatagggatatacctgtaccactatcatattgaatagggatatacctgtaccactatcatattgaatagggatatacctgtaccactatcatattgaatagggatatacctgtaccactatcatattgaatagggatatacctgtaccactatcatattgaatagggatatacctggaccactatcatattgaatagggatatacctcgaccactatcatattgaatagggatatacctgtaccactatcatattgaatagggatatacctgtactactaacatattgaatagggatatacctgtaccactatcatattgaatagggatatacctgtaccactatcatattgaatagggatatacctgtaccactatcatattgaatagggatatacctgtaccactatcatattgaatagggatatacctggaccactatcatattgaatagggatatacctggaccactatcatattgaatagggatatacctgtaccactatcatattgaatagggatatacctgtaccactatcatattgaatagggatatacctgtaccactatcatattgaatagggatatacctgtactactatcatattgaatagggatatacctggaccactatcatattgaatagggatatacctgtaccactatcatattgaatagggatatacctgtaccactatcatattgaatagggatatacctgtaccactatcatattgaatagggatatacctggaccactatcatattgaatagggatatacctgtaccactatcatattgaatagggatatacctgtactactatcatattgaatagggatatacctgtaccactatcatattgaatagggttatacctgtaccactatcatattgaatagggatatacctgtaccactatcatattgaataggatatacctgtaccactatcatattgaatagggatatacctgtaccactatcatattgaatagggatatacctgaccactatcatattgaatagggatatacctgtaccactatcatattgaataggatatacctgtaccactatcatattgaatagggatatacctggaccactatcatattgaatagggatatacctgtaccactatcatattgaatagggatatacctgtaccactatcatattgaatagggatatacctggaccactatcatattgaatagggatatacctgtaccactatcatattgaatagggatatacctgtaccactatcatattgaatagggatatacctgtaccactatcatattgaatagggatatacctgtaccactatcatattgaatagggatatacctgaccactatcatattgaatagggatatacctgtaccactatcatattgaatagggatatacctgtaccactatcatattgaatagggatatacctggaccactatcatattgaatagggatatacctgtaccactatcatattgaatagggatatacctgtaccactatcatattgaatagggatatacctggaccactatcatattgaatagggatatacctgtaccactatcatattgaatagggatatacctgtacactatcatattgaatagggatatactgACACTATCATATTGATAGGATATCGAacatcatattgaatagggatatacctgtaccactatcatattgaatagggatatacctgtaccactatcatattgaatagggatatacctgtaccactatcatattgtatagggatatacctgtaccactatcatattgaatagggatatacctgtaccactatcatattgaatagggatatacctggaccactatcatattgaatagggatatacctgtaccactatcatattgaatagggatatacctggaccactatcatattgaatagggatatacctgtaccactatcatattgaatagggatatacctgtaccactatcatattgaatagggatatacctgtaccactatcatattgaatagggatatacctgtactactaacatattgaatagggatatacctgtactactaacatattgaatagggatatacctgtaccactatcatattgaatagggatatacctgtaccactatcatattgaatagggatatacctgtaccactatcatattgaatagggatatacctgtaccactatcatattgaatagggatatacctgtaccactaacatattgaatagggatatacctgtaccactatcatattgaatagggatatacctgtaccactatcatattgaatagggatatacctgtacactatcatattgaatagggatatacctgtaccactatcatattgaatagggatatacctgtaccactatcatattgaatagggatatacctgtaccactatcatattgaatagggatatacctgtaccactatcatattgaatagggatatacctgtaccactatcatattgaatagggatatacctgtaccactatcatattgaatagggatatacctgtaccactatcatattgaatagggatatacctgtaccactatcatattgaatagggatatacctgtaccactatcatattgaatagggatatacctgtaccactatcatattgaatagggatatacctgtaccactatcatattgaatagggatatacctggaccactatcatattgaatagggatatacctgtaccactatcatattgaatagggatatacctggaccactatcatattgaatagggatatacctgtaccactatcatattgaatagggatatacctgtaccactatcatattgaatagggatatacctgtaccactatcatattgaatagggatatacctgtaccactatcatattgaatagggatatacctgtaccactatcatattgaatagggatatacctgtaccactactatcatattgaatagggatatacctgtaccactatcatattgaatagggatatacctgtaccactatcatattgaatagggatatacctggaccactatcatattgaatagggatatacctggaccactatcatattgaatagggatatacctgtaccactatcatattgaatagggatatacctgtaccactatcatattgaatagggatatacctgtaccactatcatattgaatagggatatacctgtaccactatcatattgaatagggatatacctgtaccactatcatattgaatagggatatacctgtaccactatcatattgaatagggatatacctgaccactatcatattgaatagggatatacctgtaccactatcatattgaatagggatatacctgtaccactatcatattgaatagggatatacctgtaccactatcatattgaatagggatatacctgtaccactatcatattgaatagggatatacctgtaccactatcatattgaatagggatatacctgtaccactatcatattgaatagggatatacctgtaccactatcatattgaatagggatataccttaCTACtaatcatattgaatagggatatacctgtactactaacatattgaatagggatatacctgtactactaacatattgaatagggatatacctgtaccactataatattgaatagggatatacctgtactactaacatattgaatagggatatacctgtactactaacatattgaatagggatatacctgtactactaacatattgaatagggatatacctgtaccactatcatattgaatagggatatacctgtactactaacatattgaatagggatatacctgtaccactataatattgaatagggatatacctgtaccactatcatattgaatagggatatacctgtactactaacatattgaatagggatatacctgtactactaacatattgaatagggatatacctgtaccactatcatattgaatagggatatacctgtactactacatattgaatagggatatacctgtacactaaacatattgaatagggatatacctgtactactaacatattgaatagggatatacctgtactactaacatattgaatagggatatacctgtacactatcatattgaatagggatatacctgtaccactatcatattgaatagggatatacctgtaccactatcatattgaatagggatatacctgtaccactatcatattgaatagggatatacctgtaccactatcatattgaatagggatatacctgtaccactatcatattgaatagggatatacctgtaccactatcatattgaatagggatatacctgtaccactatcatattgaatagggatatacctgtaccactatcatattgaatagggatatacctgtactactaacatattgaatagggatatacctgtaccttAATCTATTATCTCTATCTCCTACATAACAAACCATTTAAGATCTAACTGCTCTAGGTAACCTATTGATAGATACCAGAGTTGGAAACTATTCCACCTCATGACTTTAGTTTTCCCATTCTGTCTGAATACATTAGATTATATACTAACTTGTCTGTTTGAATCTCAGGTTTGTGTGTTGGACCAGTGTGGGGGCCATACAATTACGGCAGTGAAAGTGGGGCCAGAGCCGCCCTGGTGGATTACTTTGACAAAGGGACACAACTCTCTCCTACCACACTACGAGCCTATTTCAATGGTGGAGGCATGTTTCTATTCTATGCTGACCAATTTGTATCTGTCAAACGCATTCCTGATGAAGTGACAAAGAAACGCTGTACAGAATCTCATAAAAAACACAGAAACcaatcaaataaaaaagaaattttagaCAGTAACCAAAAGGAATCCGAAgatttgaaagattttagcgATGTAGAACCTAAATCTTGTGATGAATATGGACCAGAAGATTTGACACACACTCTGGGTTTATATAGAGTTGAGGGTGAAAAGGGTAATGCATTCAGTGACATAGGAACAGAATTGTCAAAGTTGCCTGTGGAACCAAATGCCAAAAGAACCAAATTAGACCATAAGAAAAGTGAAGACAAGTGTTTAAATAAGCTTGAAACGAAGGAAAAGACAGTCGGAGTAAGATCACTGGACAAGACTGTGGAGGTTCTCGCTGTGTATAGTGAGATAGAGGGTCGGCCGGCAGCCATTGTTAGATGCCAGGTAGGGAAGGGTGTGGCAGTTCTTAGTAGTCCACATATAGAGTATGATAGTAACAGCCTCAACAGTGAAGACAAGGAGATTAAACAACTCATACCACGACTCGTTCACTCAGACACTCATCAACAAAACTGTTTTAGATCCATGCTTACTCATCTTGGTTTGACTCTAAGTGACAAGCTCCAGTAAACGTTAGTCCTAGGTAGGTTGATTCCAGTATGTCACCGGAGACTTTAAATTAGTCAATTGTCAcctattagggcttttcaccatgtggtgaaaagacctattgtttttgttctgttttttattattattattattattacaagctaaccgatatttacataatatataattttcagtcatgtggacatgacgtacataggaattattttacataatgaataatttgcgtgcccctgtgcttgggctgaggtgaccaatattacatttaagggtcccggaatagcagttgagatgggttgtttttatcttgtacatacgttccttccacatattcataattctaaatacaactgtcgaagacagatatatctggagcaaattatcgatgaaaagttaggGGAAAGTAGTCAAATTTCGGACACCTTAATTGTAAAACCTTTGTATGCTTGAAACCTATCCACATACCCCCATAACTGAGGTATGAGCAGAAAGAGAATTTTCTTTTCTTGCATTTATCACTTGAAACTCGACACAGATACTAAATTTGTGTTATACCAGGCCAAAGTAATCAGCAATGTATAACTGTTCGAATTTCAGACAGGGGTGTTCATAATTCGGACATAGGGTGTTCAAATTTCGGACAGcaattaaaaaccaattaaaataagtatgattttcatataaaacatgtatattgttacataatcatgaatttcatgtgagcaaatgtatatgcattgaaataaaaagtttgttgAGTTTGTTtagttaatataatatatatcttttgtaactttcaTCATATATACCCAGATTTTGGGCTCAATGTGTAAGTA
The DNA window shown above is from Argopecten irradians isolate NY chromosome 8, Ai_NY, whole genome shotgun sequence and carries:
- the LOC138330439 gene encoding uncharacterized protein isoform X2; its protein translation is MTYSPRSTVAVYLGEGACEQNAQVVIETLKTHLKENYYVFKYISPEETIEGSWKKSTALYVIGGGYDLGYIRALGDKGTQEIRQYVSEGGAYLGLCAGSYFGCDYIEFDKKGPQEVCGERILKFFPGLCVGPVWGPYNYGSESGARAALVDYFDKGTQLSPTTLRAYFNGGGMFLFYADQFVSVKRIPDEVTKKRCTESHKKHRNQSNKKEILDSNQKESEDLKDFSDVEPKSCDEYGPEDLTHTLGLYRVEGEKGNAFSDIGTELSKLPVEPNAKRTKLDHKKSEDKCLNKLETKEKTVGVRSLDKTVEVLAVYSEIEGRPAAIVRCQVGKGVAVLSSPHIEYDSNSLNSEDKEIKQLIPRLVHSDTHQQNCFRSMLTHLGLTLSDKLQ
- the LOC138330439 gene encoding uncharacterized protein isoform X1, translating into MNDKSSCPASLKDTGYGIACGGCVYCVEGETLIMTYSPRSTVAVYLGEGACEQNAQVVIETLKTHLKENYYVFKYISPEETIEGSWKKSTALYVIGGGYDLGYIRALGDKGTQEIRQYVSEGGAYLGLCAGSYFGCDYIEFDKKGPQEVCGERILKFFPGLCVGPVWGPYNYGSESGARAALVDYFDKGTQLSPTTLRAYFNGGGMFLFYADQFVSVKRIPDEVTKKRCTESHKKHRNQSNKKEILDSNQKESEDLKDFSDVEPKSCDEYGPEDLTHTLGLYRVEGEKGNAFSDIGTELSKLPVEPNAKRTKLDHKKSEDKCLNKLETKEKTVGVRSLDKTVEVLAVYSEIEGRPAAIVRCQVGKGVAVLSSPHIEYDSNSLNSEDKEIKQLIPRLVHSDTHQQNCFRSMLTHLGLTLSDKLQ